The proteins below are encoded in one region of Triticum aestivum cultivar Chinese Spring chromosome 1B, IWGSC CS RefSeq v2.1, whole genome shotgun sequence:
- the LOC123127870 gene encoding expansin-B4, whose amino-acid sequence MGSLPLAVLAALFCFLAVGGAVELNTTDPAPFDVDLNATDATKYWGPWTPARATWYGQPNGAGPDDNGGACGFKHTNQYPFASMTSCGNQPLFKDGKGCGSCYKIRCRKDMSCSGRTETVIITDMNYYPVAPFHFDLSGTAFGRLAKPGLNDRLRHSGIIDIEFTRVPCEFPGLKIGFHVEEYSNPVYFAVLVEYEDGDGDVVQVDLMESRGPGGGKWTRMRESWGSIWRLDSNHRLQAPFSIRIRNESGKTLVANKVIPANWRPNTFYRSFVQYS is encoded by the exons ATGGGCTCCCTCCCCCTCGCCGTCCTCGCGGCGCTTTTCTGCTTCCTGGCCGTCGGCGGCGCCGTCGAGCTCAACACCACCGACCCCGCCCCCTTCGACGTCGACCTGAACGCCACCGACGCCACCAAGTACTGGGGCCCCTGGACCCCGGCCAGGGCGACGTGGTACGGCCAGCCCAACGGCGCCGGCCCCGACGACAACG GTGGTGCCTGCGGCTTCAAGCACACCAACCAGTACCCGTTCGCGTCCATGACCTCCTGCGGCAACCAGCCATTGTTCAAGGACGGCAAGGGGTGCGGCTCATGCTACAAG ATCAGATGCAGAAAGGACATGTCCTGCTCCGGCAGGACGGAGACGGTGATCATCACCGACATGAACTACTACCCGGTGGCGCCCTTCCACTTCGACCTCAGCGGTACGGCGTTCGGCCGGCTCGCTAAGCCCGGCCTCAACGACAGGCTCCGCCACTCCGGCATCATCGACATCGAGTTCACACG GGTGCCGTGCGAGTTCCCGGGGCTCAAGATCGGGTTCCACGTGGAGGAGTACTCTAACCCCGTCTACTTCGCGGTGCTGGTGGAGTAcgaggacggcgacggcgacgtggTGCAGGTGGACCTCATGGAGTCGCGGGGGCCGGGCGGCGGCAAGTGGACGAGGATGAGGGAGTCGTGGGGCTCCATCTGGCGCCTCGACTCCAACCACCGCCTCCAGGCGCCCTTCTCCATCCGCATCCGCAACGAGTCCGGCAAGACGCTCGTCGCCAACAAGGTCATCCCGGCCAACTGGAGGCCCAACACCTTCTACCGCTCCTTCGTGCAGTACAGCTGA